One Lepus europaeus isolate LE1 chromosome X, mLepTim1.pri, whole genome shotgun sequence genomic window carries:
- the RBM10 gene encoding RNA-binding protein 10 isoform X3 — translation MPRSPPLTARAEKVSVDAGRGGGESLQEASPRLADHGGSSGGGWEVKRSQRQRRGPSSPRRSYQDMEYERRGGRGDRTGRYGAADRSQDDGGENRSRDHDYRDMDYRSYPREYGGQEGKHDYDDSSEEQSAEDSYEASPGSETQRRRRRRHRHSPTGPPGFPRDGDYRDQDYRTEQGEEEEEEEDEEEEEKASNIVMLRMLPQAATEDDIRGQLQSHGIQAREVRLMRNKSSGQSRGFAFVEFSHLQDATRWMEANQHSLNILGQKVSMHYSDPKPKINEDWLCNKCGVQNFKRREKCFKCGVPKSEAEQKLPLGTRLDQQTLPLGGRELSQGLLPLPQPYQAQGVLASQALSQGSEPSSENANDTIILRNLNPHSTMDSILGALAPYAVLSSSNVRVIKDKQTQLNRGFAFIQLSTIVEAAQLLQILQALHPPLTIDGKTINVEFAKGSKRDMASNEGSRINAASVASTAIAAAQWAISQDEGYGSSQGTESSLYAHGYLKGTKGPGITGTKGDPAGAGPEASLEPGADSMSLQAFSRAQAGAAPGLYQQAAADASSGQGAAANSQSYTIMSPAVLKSELQSPTHPSSALPPATSPTAQESYSQYPVPDVSTYQYDETSGYYYDPQTGLYYDPNSQYYYNAQSQQYLYWDGERRTYVPALEQSADGHKETGAPSKEGKEKKEKHKTKTAQQIAKDMERWARSLNKQKENFKNSFQPISSLRDDERRESATADAGYAILEKKGALAERQHTSMDLPKLASDDRPSPPRGLVAAYSGESDSEEEQERGGPEREEKLTDWQKLACLLCRRQFPSKEALIRHQQLSGLHKQNLEIHRRAHLSENELEALEKNDMEQMKYRDRAAERREKYGIPEPPEPKRRKYGGIAAASVDFEQPTRDGLGSDNIGSRMLQAMGWKEGSGLGRKKQGIVTPIEAQTRVRGSGLGARGSSYGVTSTESYKETLHKTMVTRFNEAQ, via the exons ATGCCTCGGAGCCCTCCCTTGACAGCCCGAGCCGAGAAGGTGAGCGTCGACGCTGGTCGTGGGGGCGGAG AATCCCTGCAGGAGGCATCACCCAGGCTGGCAGATCATGGTGGCAGCAGCGGGGGTGGCTGGGAAGTGAAACGGAGCCAGCGGCAGAGGaggggccccagcagcccccgcAGGTCCTATCAGGACATGGAGTATGAAAGACG AGGTGGTCGGGGTGACAGGACTGGGCGCTATGGAGCCGCTGACCGCTCACAGGATGATGGTGGGGAGAACCGCAGCCGAGACCACGACTACCGGGACATGGACTACCGCTCGTACCCTCGCGAGTACGGCGGCCAGGAGGGCAAGCATGACTACGACGACTCGTCTGAGGAGCAGAGTGCAGAG GATTCCTACGAGGCCTCCCCGGGCTCCGAGACTCAGCgtaggcggcggcggcggcacagGCACAGCCCCACCGGCCCGCCAGGCTTCCCCCGAGACGGCGACTATCGGGACCAGGACTATCGGACCGagcaaggggaggaggaggaggaggaggaggatgaggaggaggaggagaaggccaGTAACATCGTCATGCTGAGGATGCTGCCACAGGCAGCCACTGAGGATGAC ATCCGTGGCCAGCTGCAGTCCCATGGCATCCAGGCACGGGAGGTCCGGTTGATGCGGAACAAATCCTCAG GTCAGAGCCGGGGCTTCGCCTTCGTCGAGTTTAGTCACTTGCAGGACGCTACACGATGGATGGAAGCCAATCAG CACTCCCTCAACATCCTGGGCCAGAAGGTGTCCATGCACTACAGTGACCCCAAGCCCAAGATCAATGAGGACTGGCTGTGTAATAAG TGTGGTGTCCAGAACTTCAAACGCCGTGAGAAGTGCTTCAAATGTGGCGTGCCCAAGTCAG AGGCAGAGCAGAAGCTGCCCCTCGGCACAAGGCTGGATCAGCAGACGCTACCCCTGGGTGGACGAGAGCTGAGCCAGGGCCTGCTCCCCCTGCCACAGCCCTACCAGGCCCAGGGAGTGCTGGCCTCCCAAGCCCTGTCCCAAGGCTCCGAGCCAAGCTCCGAGAACGCCAATGACA CCATCATTTTGCGTAACCTGAATCCACACAGCACTATGGACTCCATCCTGGGGGCCCTGGCACCCTACGCGGTGCTGTCTTCCTCCAACGTGCGCGTCATCAAGGACAAGCAAACCCAACTGAACCGAGGCTTTGCCTTTATCCAGCTCTCCACCATCGTG gaggctgCTCAGCTGCTGCAGATCCtgcaggccctgcacccacctctcACCATCGACGGCAAGACCATCAATGTTGAATTTGCCAAGGGTTCTAAGAG GGACATGGCCTCCAACGAAGGCAGTCGCATCAATGCTgcctctgtggccagcactgccATTGCTGCGGCCCAGTGGGCCATCTCACAG GATGAGGGCtatggcagcagccagggcacagaGTCCTCCCTCTATGCCCATGGCTATCTCAAGGGCACCAAGGGCCCTGGCATCACTGGAACCAAAGGGGACCCAGCTGGAGCAG GTCCTGAGGCATCCCTGGAACCTGGAGCAGACTCCATGTCACTGCAGGCTTTCTCCCGTGCCCAGGCTGGTGCGGCCCCTGGCCTCTACCAACAGGCAGCAGCCGATGCCAGCAGTGGCCAGGGTgctgctgccaacagccag TCATACACCATCATGTCACCTGCTGTGCTCAAATCTGAGCTCCAGAGCCCTAcccatcccagctctgccctgccgcCGGccaccagccccactgcccaggaGTCCTACAGCCAGTACC cTGTGCCTGACGTTTCCACCTACCAGTATGACGAGACATCTGGCTACTACTATGACCCTCAGACGGGCCTGTACTATGACCCCAACTCCCAG TATTACTACAATGCTCAGAGCCAGCAGTACCTGTACTGGGATGGGGAGAGGCGGACCTACGTTCCTGCCCTGGAGCAGTCGGCTGACGGGCATAAGGAGACAGGGGCTCCCTCAAAGGAAGGcaaagagaagaaggagaagcacAAGACCAAGACAGCGCAGCAG attgccaaggatatggaacgCTGGGCCCGCAGTctcaacaaacaaaaagaaaacttcaaaaacaGCTTCCAGCCTATCAGCTCTCTGCGAGATGACGAAAGGCGGGAGTCAGCCACCGCGGATGCTGGCTATGCCATCCTGGAGAAGAAG GGAGCACTGGCCGAGAGACAGCACACAAGCATGGATCTCCCGAAACTGGCCAGCGACGACCGCCCA AGCCCACCGCGGGGGCTAGTGGCAGCCTACAGCGGGGAGAGTGACAGTGAGGAGGAGCAGGAACGCGGGGGCCCTGAGCGCGAGGAGAAACTCACAGACTGGCAGAAGCTGGCCTGTCTGCTCTGCCGGCGCCAGTTCCCCAGCAAGGAGGCGCTCATCCGGCACCAGCAGCTCTCGGGGCTCCACAAG CAAAACCTTGAGATTCATCGGCGAGCCCATTTGTCGGAAAACGAGCTGGAAGCGCTCGAGAAGAACGACATGGAG CAAATGAAGTACCGGGACCGTGCCGCTGAACGCAGAGAGAAGTATGGCATCCCCGAGCCTCCCGAGCCCAAGAGGAGGAAGTACGGCGGCATAGCGGCAGCCTCTGT ggaCTTTGAGCAGCCCACTCGGGATGGGCTGGGCAGTGACAACATCGGCAGTCGCATGCTCCAGGCCATGGGCTGGAAAGAGGGCAGCGGCCTGGGCCGTAAGAAACAGGGCATCGTAACACCCATTGAG GCCCAAACACGGGTGCGGGGCTCCGGCCTGGGTGCCCGGGGCAGCTCCTATGGGGTCACCTCCACCGAGTCCTACAAGGAGACACTGCACAAGACAATGGTGACCCGCTTCAACGAGGCCCAGTGA
- the RBM10 gene encoding RNA-binding protein 10 isoform X2, whose protein sequence is MPRSPPLTARAEKVSVDAGRGGGESLQEASPRLADHGGSSGGGWEVKRSQRQRRGPSSPRRSYQDMEYERRGGRGDRTGRYGAADRSQDDGGENRSRDHDYRDMDYRSYPREYGGQEGKHDYDDSSEEQSAEDSYEASPGSETQRRRRRRHRHSPTGPPGFPRDGDYRDQDYRTEQGEEEEEEEDEEEEEKASNIVMLRMLPQAATEDDIRGQLQSHGIQAREVRLMRNKSSGQSRGFAFVEFSHLQDATRWMEANQHSLNILGQKVSMHYSDPKPKINEDWLCNKCGVQNFKRREKCFKCGVPKSEAEQKLPLGTRLDQQTLPLGGRELSQGLLPLPQPYQAQGVLASQALSQGSEPSSENANDTIILRNLNPHSTMDSILGALAPYAVLSSSNVRVIKDKQTQLNRGFAFIQLSTIEAAQLLQILQALHPPLTIDGKTINVEFAKGSKRDMASNEGSRINAASVASTAIAAAQWAISQASQGGEGAWATPEEPPVDYSYYQQDEGYGSSQGTESSLYAHGYLKGTKGPGITGTKGDPAGAGPEASLEPGADSMSLQAFSRAQAGAAPGLYQQAAADASSGQGAAANSQSYTIMSPAVLKSELQSPTHPSSALPPATSPTAQESYSQYPVPDVSTYQYDETSGYYYDPQTGLYYDPNSQYYYNAQSQQYLYWDGERRTYVPALEQSADGHKETGAPSKEGKEKKEKHKTKTAQQIAKDMERWARSLNKQKENFKNSFQPISSLRDDERRESATADAGYAILEKKGALAERQHTSMDLPKLASDDRPSPPRGLVAAYSGESDSEEEQERGGPEREEKLTDWQKLACLLCRRQFPSKEALIRHQQLSGLHKQNLEIHRRAHLSENELEALEKNDMEQMKYRDRAAERREKYGIPEPPEPKRRKYGGIAAASVDFEQPTRDGLGSDNIGSRMLQAMGWKEGSGLGRKKQGIVTPIEAQTRVRGSGLGARGSSYGVTSTESYKETLHKTMVTRFNEAQ, encoded by the exons ATGCCTCGGAGCCCTCCCTTGACAGCCCGAGCCGAGAAGGTGAGCGTCGACGCTGGTCGTGGGGGCGGAG AATCCCTGCAGGAGGCATCACCCAGGCTGGCAGATCATGGTGGCAGCAGCGGGGGTGGCTGGGAAGTGAAACGGAGCCAGCGGCAGAGGaggggccccagcagcccccgcAGGTCCTATCAGGACATGGAGTATGAAAGACG AGGTGGTCGGGGTGACAGGACTGGGCGCTATGGAGCCGCTGACCGCTCACAGGATGATGGTGGGGAGAACCGCAGCCGAGACCACGACTACCGGGACATGGACTACCGCTCGTACCCTCGCGAGTACGGCGGCCAGGAGGGCAAGCATGACTACGACGACTCGTCTGAGGAGCAGAGTGCAGAG GATTCCTACGAGGCCTCCCCGGGCTCCGAGACTCAGCgtaggcggcggcggcggcacagGCACAGCCCCACCGGCCCGCCAGGCTTCCCCCGAGACGGCGACTATCGGGACCAGGACTATCGGACCGagcaaggggaggaggaggaggaggaggaggatgaggaggaggaggagaaggccaGTAACATCGTCATGCTGAGGATGCTGCCACAGGCAGCCACTGAGGATGAC ATCCGTGGCCAGCTGCAGTCCCATGGCATCCAGGCACGGGAGGTCCGGTTGATGCGGAACAAATCCTCAG GTCAGAGCCGGGGCTTCGCCTTCGTCGAGTTTAGTCACTTGCAGGACGCTACACGATGGATGGAAGCCAATCAG CACTCCCTCAACATCCTGGGCCAGAAGGTGTCCATGCACTACAGTGACCCCAAGCCCAAGATCAATGAGGACTGGCTGTGTAATAAG TGTGGTGTCCAGAACTTCAAACGCCGTGAGAAGTGCTTCAAATGTGGCGTGCCCAAGTCAG AGGCAGAGCAGAAGCTGCCCCTCGGCACAAGGCTGGATCAGCAGACGCTACCCCTGGGTGGACGAGAGCTGAGCCAGGGCCTGCTCCCCCTGCCACAGCCCTACCAGGCCCAGGGAGTGCTGGCCTCCCAAGCCCTGTCCCAAGGCTCCGAGCCAAGCTCCGAGAACGCCAATGACA CCATCATTTTGCGTAACCTGAATCCACACAGCACTATGGACTCCATCCTGGGGGCCCTGGCACCCTACGCGGTGCTGTCTTCCTCCAACGTGCGCGTCATCAAGGACAAGCAAACCCAACTGAACCGAGGCTTTGCCTTTATCCAGCTCTCCACCATC gaggctgCTCAGCTGCTGCAGATCCtgcaggccctgcacccacctctcACCATCGACGGCAAGACCATCAATGTTGAATTTGCCAAGGGTTCTAAGAG GGACATGGCCTCCAACGAAGGCAGTCGCATCAATGCTgcctctgtggccagcactgccATTGCTGCGGCCCAGTGGGCCATCTCACAG gcctcccagggtggggagggtgccTGGGCCACCCCTGAGGAACCACCGGTCGACTACAGCTACTACCAACAGGATGAGGGCtatggcagcagccagggcacagaGTCCTCCCTCTATGCCCATGGCTATCTCAAGGGCACCAAGGGCCCTGGCATCACTGGAACCAAAGGGGACCCAGCTGGAGCAG GTCCTGAGGCATCCCTGGAACCTGGAGCAGACTCCATGTCACTGCAGGCTTTCTCCCGTGCCCAGGCTGGTGCGGCCCCTGGCCTCTACCAACAGGCAGCAGCCGATGCCAGCAGTGGCCAGGGTgctgctgccaacagccag TCATACACCATCATGTCACCTGCTGTGCTCAAATCTGAGCTCCAGAGCCCTAcccatcccagctctgccctgccgcCGGccaccagccccactgcccaggaGTCCTACAGCCAGTACC cTGTGCCTGACGTTTCCACCTACCAGTATGACGAGACATCTGGCTACTACTATGACCCTCAGACGGGCCTGTACTATGACCCCAACTCCCAG TATTACTACAATGCTCAGAGCCAGCAGTACCTGTACTGGGATGGGGAGAGGCGGACCTACGTTCCTGCCCTGGAGCAGTCGGCTGACGGGCATAAGGAGACAGGGGCTCCCTCAAAGGAAGGcaaagagaagaaggagaagcacAAGACCAAGACAGCGCAGCAG attgccaaggatatggaacgCTGGGCCCGCAGTctcaacaaacaaaaagaaaacttcaaaaacaGCTTCCAGCCTATCAGCTCTCTGCGAGATGACGAAAGGCGGGAGTCAGCCACCGCGGATGCTGGCTATGCCATCCTGGAGAAGAAG GGAGCACTGGCCGAGAGACAGCACACAAGCATGGATCTCCCGAAACTGGCCAGCGACGACCGCCCA AGCCCACCGCGGGGGCTAGTGGCAGCCTACAGCGGGGAGAGTGACAGTGAGGAGGAGCAGGAACGCGGGGGCCCTGAGCGCGAGGAGAAACTCACAGACTGGCAGAAGCTGGCCTGTCTGCTCTGCCGGCGCCAGTTCCCCAGCAAGGAGGCGCTCATCCGGCACCAGCAGCTCTCGGGGCTCCACAAG CAAAACCTTGAGATTCATCGGCGAGCCCATTTGTCGGAAAACGAGCTGGAAGCGCTCGAGAAGAACGACATGGAG CAAATGAAGTACCGGGACCGTGCCGCTGAACGCAGAGAGAAGTATGGCATCCCCGAGCCTCCCGAGCCCAAGAGGAGGAAGTACGGCGGCATAGCGGCAGCCTCTGT ggaCTTTGAGCAGCCCACTCGGGATGGGCTGGGCAGTGACAACATCGGCAGTCGCATGCTCCAGGCCATGGGCTGGAAAGAGGGCAGCGGCCTGGGCCGTAAGAAACAGGGCATCGTAACACCCATTGAG GCCCAAACACGGGTGCGGGGCTCCGGCCTGGGTGCCCGGGGCAGCTCCTATGGGGTCACCTCCACCGAGTCCTACAAGGAGACACTGCACAAGACAATGGTGACCCGCTTCAACGAGGCCCAGTGA
- the RBM10 gene encoding RNA-binding protein 10 isoform X1, with amino-acid sequence MPRSPPLTARAEKVSVDAGRGGGESLQEASPRLADHGGSSGGGWEVKRSQRQRRGPSSPRRSYQDMEYERRGGRGDRTGRYGAADRSQDDGGENRSRDHDYRDMDYRSYPREYGGQEGKHDYDDSSEEQSAEDSYEASPGSETQRRRRRRHRHSPTGPPGFPRDGDYRDQDYRTEQGEEEEEEEDEEEEEKASNIVMLRMLPQAATEDDIRGQLQSHGIQAREVRLMRNKSSGQSRGFAFVEFSHLQDATRWMEANQHSLNILGQKVSMHYSDPKPKINEDWLCNKCGVQNFKRREKCFKCGVPKSEAEQKLPLGTRLDQQTLPLGGRELSQGLLPLPQPYQAQGVLASQALSQGSEPSSENANDTIILRNLNPHSTMDSILGALAPYAVLSSSNVRVIKDKQTQLNRGFAFIQLSTIVEAAQLLQILQALHPPLTIDGKTINVEFAKGSKRDMASNEGSRINAASVASTAIAAAQWAISQASQGGEGAWATPEEPPVDYSYYQQDEGYGSSQGTESSLYAHGYLKGTKGPGITGTKGDPAGAGPEASLEPGADSMSLQAFSRAQAGAAPGLYQQAAADASSGQGAAANSQSYTIMSPAVLKSELQSPTHPSSALPPATSPTAQESYSQYPVPDVSTYQYDETSGYYYDPQTGLYYDPNSQYYYNAQSQQYLYWDGERRTYVPALEQSADGHKETGAPSKEGKEKKEKHKTKTAQQIAKDMERWARSLNKQKENFKNSFQPISSLRDDERRESATADAGYAILEKKGALAERQHTSMDLPKLASDDRPSPPRGLVAAYSGESDSEEEQERGGPEREEKLTDWQKLACLLCRRQFPSKEALIRHQQLSGLHKQNLEIHRRAHLSENELEALEKNDMEQMKYRDRAAERREKYGIPEPPEPKRRKYGGIAAASVDFEQPTRDGLGSDNIGSRMLQAMGWKEGSGLGRKKQGIVTPIEAQTRVRGSGLGARGSSYGVTSTESYKETLHKTMVTRFNEAQ; translated from the exons ATGCCTCGGAGCCCTCCCTTGACAGCCCGAGCCGAGAAGGTGAGCGTCGACGCTGGTCGTGGGGGCGGAG AATCCCTGCAGGAGGCATCACCCAGGCTGGCAGATCATGGTGGCAGCAGCGGGGGTGGCTGGGAAGTGAAACGGAGCCAGCGGCAGAGGaggggccccagcagcccccgcAGGTCCTATCAGGACATGGAGTATGAAAGACG AGGTGGTCGGGGTGACAGGACTGGGCGCTATGGAGCCGCTGACCGCTCACAGGATGATGGTGGGGAGAACCGCAGCCGAGACCACGACTACCGGGACATGGACTACCGCTCGTACCCTCGCGAGTACGGCGGCCAGGAGGGCAAGCATGACTACGACGACTCGTCTGAGGAGCAGAGTGCAGAG GATTCCTACGAGGCCTCCCCGGGCTCCGAGACTCAGCgtaggcggcggcggcggcacagGCACAGCCCCACCGGCCCGCCAGGCTTCCCCCGAGACGGCGACTATCGGGACCAGGACTATCGGACCGagcaaggggaggaggaggaggaggaggaggatgaggaggaggaggagaaggccaGTAACATCGTCATGCTGAGGATGCTGCCACAGGCAGCCACTGAGGATGAC ATCCGTGGCCAGCTGCAGTCCCATGGCATCCAGGCACGGGAGGTCCGGTTGATGCGGAACAAATCCTCAG GTCAGAGCCGGGGCTTCGCCTTCGTCGAGTTTAGTCACTTGCAGGACGCTACACGATGGATGGAAGCCAATCAG CACTCCCTCAACATCCTGGGCCAGAAGGTGTCCATGCACTACAGTGACCCCAAGCCCAAGATCAATGAGGACTGGCTGTGTAATAAG TGTGGTGTCCAGAACTTCAAACGCCGTGAGAAGTGCTTCAAATGTGGCGTGCCCAAGTCAG AGGCAGAGCAGAAGCTGCCCCTCGGCACAAGGCTGGATCAGCAGACGCTACCCCTGGGTGGACGAGAGCTGAGCCAGGGCCTGCTCCCCCTGCCACAGCCCTACCAGGCCCAGGGAGTGCTGGCCTCCCAAGCCCTGTCCCAAGGCTCCGAGCCAAGCTCCGAGAACGCCAATGACA CCATCATTTTGCGTAACCTGAATCCACACAGCACTATGGACTCCATCCTGGGGGCCCTGGCACCCTACGCGGTGCTGTCTTCCTCCAACGTGCGCGTCATCAAGGACAAGCAAACCCAACTGAACCGAGGCTTTGCCTTTATCCAGCTCTCCACCATCGTG gaggctgCTCAGCTGCTGCAGATCCtgcaggccctgcacccacctctcACCATCGACGGCAAGACCATCAATGTTGAATTTGCCAAGGGTTCTAAGAG GGACATGGCCTCCAACGAAGGCAGTCGCATCAATGCTgcctctgtggccagcactgccATTGCTGCGGCCCAGTGGGCCATCTCACAG gcctcccagggtggggagggtgccTGGGCCACCCCTGAGGAACCACCGGTCGACTACAGCTACTACCAACAGGATGAGGGCtatggcagcagccagggcacagaGTCCTCCCTCTATGCCCATGGCTATCTCAAGGGCACCAAGGGCCCTGGCATCACTGGAACCAAAGGGGACCCAGCTGGAGCAG GTCCTGAGGCATCCCTGGAACCTGGAGCAGACTCCATGTCACTGCAGGCTTTCTCCCGTGCCCAGGCTGGTGCGGCCCCTGGCCTCTACCAACAGGCAGCAGCCGATGCCAGCAGTGGCCAGGGTgctgctgccaacagccag TCATACACCATCATGTCACCTGCTGTGCTCAAATCTGAGCTCCAGAGCCCTAcccatcccagctctgccctgccgcCGGccaccagccccactgcccaggaGTCCTACAGCCAGTACC cTGTGCCTGACGTTTCCACCTACCAGTATGACGAGACATCTGGCTACTACTATGACCCTCAGACGGGCCTGTACTATGACCCCAACTCCCAG TATTACTACAATGCTCAGAGCCAGCAGTACCTGTACTGGGATGGGGAGAGGCGGACCTACGTTCCTGCCCTGGAGCAGTCGGCTGACGGGCATAAGGAGACAGGGGCTCCCTCAAAGGAAGGcaaagagaagaaggagaagcacAAGACCAAGACAGCGCAGCAG attgccaaggatatggaacgCTGGGCCCGCAGTctcaacaaacaaaaagaaaacttcaaaaacaGCTTCCAGCCTATCAGCTCTCTGCGAGATGACGAAAGGCGGGAGTCAGCCACCGCGGATGCTGGCTATGCCATCCTGGAGAAGAAG GGAGCACTGGCCGAGAGACAGCACACAAGCATGGATCTCCCGAAACTGGCCAGCGACGACCGCCCA AGCCCACCGCGGGGGCTAGTGGCAGCCTACAGCGGGGAGAGTGACAGTGAGGAGGAGCAGGAACGCGGGGGCCCTGAGCGCGAGGAGAAACTCACAGACTGGCAGAAGCTGGCCTGTCTGCTCTGCCGGCGCCAGTTCCCCAGCAAGGAGGCGCTCATCCGGCACCAGCAGCTCTCGGGGCTCCACAAG CAAAACCTTGAGATTCATCGGCGAGCCCATTTGTCGGAAAACGAGCTGGAAGCGCTCGAGAAGAACGACATGGAG CAAATGAAGTACCGGGACCGTGCCGCTGAACGCAGAGAGAAGTATGGCATCCCCGAGCCTCCCGAGCCCAAGAGGAGGAAGTACGGCGGCATAGCGGCAGCCTCTGT ggaCTTTGAGCAGCCCACTCGGGATGGGCTGGGCAGTGACAACATCGGCAGTCGCATGCTCCAGGCCATGGGCTGGAAAGAGGGCAGCGGCCTGGGCCGTAAGAAACAGGGCATCGTAACACCCATTGAG GCCCAAACACGGGTGCGGGGCTCCGGCCTGGGTGCCCGGGGCAGCTCCTATGGGGTCACCTCCACCGAGTCCTACAAGGAGACACTGCACAAGACAATGGTGACCCGCTTCAACGAGGCCCAGTGA